TTGCATATCTTCAGGGCTTATCAGGCGAGCTTTGCAAAACTCGTATGTACCAAAATATACTGCATGCGCAGGCCCTGCCCCCAGTATTACCGATTGAACACCCTTCCATAAAGCCATCGAACCTTCCATTGTAGATATTTTGGATATCTGAGATATCATCCCTGTAGAGGCAGCTTTATTCAATCCTGCAGCCTGCACTCGGGTTTTCAGAGCATCTATTGGAAACATCAAAGAATGCTCCATTATACCTGCAAATGCTCCTGCCAGTAACTGGGAATGTAGCGGAGCATGTGATGGAAGAGCTTCGTAGTCGATTTCCTCAGCTATTGACAGTTCTGAAGTATTCATAATATTAACTGATATTTCGGTTGAGTTTTTTACTTCTTCACTTTGTACTTCTCACGAAAGTCTTCGTCAATAAACCTCTGATAAAGTGAAAATTCTATGAGATTCCAATAAAACCTCCAAATATCTTTATATACAGCTTACTACTTAGATAAGATGACGTTCGCCAATGGTAGGCAAAAGATAGCAGGGTGTTCTTGCCTTTCAGTCTTCGCCATGCTCTCATTCAAGAAAGGGTGCCAAAATACCGAAAAGAGACACGATCGGGGGTGTCAAAGTAGCGATTCCTGTGGGTTAAAAGAGGGTGAACCACGGCAAACATGCATGTGTAAAACCCAAAACGCCGATCTAGGGCCTGCGACGCATGGTACGAACATCCTGAAGGTATATAAAAGAGCTAAAGTCTTGACTCATGCCTGAAAtcttgatttttcattgttatATCCTCTCTATACATTAGTAAGCACCATAGATGGGCTGGCTATCAAAAgcgagaaaaaaaaaatgctgaATTCCAAATATGTACTCATCGGGGTGAATTTCAATGATGTGTTATGTAGATacaatatatatgtataagTCACTAAATGCATACATACGAGAGTCTACCTTAAGTTTGTCCAAGTGAAAAAAACTGGGCATAGCAAAAAGACGGTTGTAGGTATACCTGCGTATATGAGAAACCTTCCGACGATTTCCACTTTGGAAACACCGCTGTACAATAAAcactcttcttcttcacttgTCTCGTTATGGAAATGAACCTTTTCGCTTCTATCATCGTGAAATCTGAGTAGTTTAATTAACAGCGTGTAGACAGCTGTCTTGCTAATGACGTCTTTCCAAACAATCACAGAAGCGACACCTACCAGAGGCCTCAAGAACACCTTAGAACCACATGATGCGTACCTACTACATACAAGGTTCCATCCGTATCTTTCGGTTAACCAGTCGCTGCAATCCAGCCCACTGACTACGCCAATGAACGCTACGCTATCTTCGAAACAAGGACATTCATCAATGGGCCTGACGTGGTTAAACAGAATAAACAAGCCCCATGCTACACTCAAAAGGGGAAACCAGAGATGTTCACCAATCTGGAAATTTCGTAAAGCATGCACCACCCAGATTCttataaaaaaacagaTAGCTCCAACTGCGGCGCCGCTAAATAAATCCAGCATACCATGCATACCGCAGTAAACTCTACCAAAAACCAGGGTTAAGTAGTAAAATATCACCAGACTCAGTAAAAGAAGCTTTGTTGGCCATACCAGTGTGTCAGA
The nucleotide sequence above comes from Saccharomyces cerevisiae S288C chromosome XI, complete sequence. Encoded proteins:
- the YSR3 gene encoding sphinganine kinase YSR3 (Dihydrosphingosine 1-phosphate phosphatase; membrane protein involved in sphingolipid metabolism; YSR3 has a paralog, LCB3, that arose from the whole genome duplication) gives rise to the protein MTIIQTVTELGVTEDTIKVQMAPSGGKHLLADPGNHPAEHFESQMSWLRFQTRQYLTRFTDNQSDFVHSLQKKHRTPFRDVYFKYTSLMGSHMFYVIVLPMPVWLGYRDLTRDMIYVLGYSIYLSGYLKDYWCLPRPKSPPVDRITLSEYTTKEYGAPSSHSANATAVSLLFFWRICLSDTLVWPTKLLLLSLVIFYYLTLVFGRVYCGMHGMLDLFSGAAVGAICFFIRIWVVHALRNFQIGEHLWFPLLSVAWGLFILFNHVRPIDECPCFEDSVAFIGVVSGLDCSDWLTERYGWNLVCSRYASCGSKVFLRPLVGVASVIVWKDVISKTAVYTLLIKLLRFHDDRSEKVHFHNETSEEEECLLYSGVSKVEIVGRFLIYAGIPTTVFLLCPVFFTWTNLR